In Pseudomonas saudiphocaensis, one DNA window encodes the following:
- the fliG gene encoding flagellar motor switch protein FliG translates to MSDARIATKLSKVDKAAILLLSLGEADAAQVLRHLGPKEVQRVGTAMAQMRNVHRDQVERVMSEFVEIVGDQTSLGIGSEGYIRKMLTQALGEDKAGGLIDRILLGGNTSGLDSLKWMEPRAVADVIRYEHPQIQAIVVAYLDPDQAGEVLSHFDHKARLDIVLRVSSLNTVQPAALKELNQILEKQFSGNANTSRTTLGGVKRAADIMNFLDSSVEGQLMDAIRDIDEDLSAQIEDLMFVFDNLADVDDRGIQTLLREVSSEVLVMALKGADEAIKEKVFKNMSKRAGELLRDDLEAKGPVRISEVESAQKEILTIARRMAEAGEIVLGAKGGEEMI, encoded by the coding sequence ATGAGTGACGCCCGTATTGCCACCAAGCTGAGCAAGGTCGACAAGGCCGCTATTCTGCTGCTGTCCCTTGGCGAAGCCGACGCCGCGCAGGTATTGCGCCACCTCGGCCCCAAGGAAGTACAGCGTGTAGGTACGGCGATGGCGCAGATGCGCAACGTTCATCGCGACCAGGTCGAGCGGGTGATGAGCGAATTTGTCGAGATCGTCGGCGATCAGACCAGCTTGGGCATAGGTTCCGAAGGCTATATCCGCAAAATGCTGACCCAGGCATTGGGCGAAGACAAGGCCGGTGGGCTGATCGATCGCATTCTGCTGGGCGGCAACACCAGCGGCCTGGACAGCCTCAAGTGGATGGAGCCGCGGGCGGTCGCCGATGTAATTCGCTACGAGCACCCGCAGATTCAGGCCATTGTCGTCGCCTACCTCGATCCGGATCAGGCGGGTGAAGTGCTGTCGCACTTCGACCACAAGGCTCGGCTGGATATCGTGTTGCGCGTGTCTTCGCTCAATACCGTGCAGCCTGCGGCCCTGAAAGAGCTCAACCAGATTCTCGAGAAGCAGTTCTCCGGCAACGCCAACACCAGTCGCACGACTTTGGGTGGCGTGAAGCGCGCCGCCGACATCATGAACTTCCTCGACAGCTCGGTTGAAGGCCAGTTGATGGATGCCATTCGTGATATCGACGAAGACTTGTCGGCACAGATCGAAGACCTGATGTTCGTCTTCGATAATCTGGCTGATGTCGATGACCGGGGCATCCAGACCTTGCTCCGCGAAGTATCCTCCGAGGTGTTGGTGATGGCGCTCAAGGGTGCCGACGAAGCCATCAAGGAGAAGGTCTTCAAGAACATGTCCAAGCGTGCGGGCGAACTGCTGCGTGACGACCTGGAAGCCAAGGGGCCTGTGCGCATCAGCGAAGTCGAGAGCGCACAGAAGGAAATCCTCACCATTGCCCGTCGCATGGCCGAAGCCGGAGAAATAGTGCTCGGCGCCAAGGGCGGCGAAGAGATGATCTAA
- the fliH gene encoding flagellar assembly protein FliH — MSRENPSDVIRAQDVNVFDRWALPSFDEPGEEQPVSEEIEPAAAEELPHSEDVPVEEVKPLTLDELEAIRQEAYNEGFSTGEKDGFHAGQLKARREAEAALAPRLESLERLMAQLLDPIAEQDRNLEHAMVTLVSQLAKEVIQRDLLIDSSQIRQVLREALKLLPMGAGNVRIHINPQDFELVKELRERHEESWKIVEDNDLLPGGCRIETEHSRIDASIETRLAQAIKQLFEQQRENATSPPAPDLHLDLSAEPETGLESPDAP; from the coding sequence ATGTCCAGGGAAAACCCCAGCGACGTTATCCGTGCGCAAGACGTCAATGTCTTTGATCGCTGGGCCCTGCCGAGTTTCGACGAGCCGGGCGAAGAGCAGCCGGTTTCGGAAGAGATCGAGCCCGCTGCTGCCGAAGAGCTTCCCCATAGCGAAGATGTACCTGTTGAGGAGGTCAAGCCGCTGACCCTTGACGAGCTGGAAGCGATTCGTCAGGAGGCCTACAACGAAGGCTTCAGTACTGGGGAAAAGGATGGATTTCACGCCGGCCAGCTCAAGGCCCGGCGCGAAGCGGAAGCAGCCCTGGCGCCGCGGCTCGAAAGTCTGGAGCGCTTGATGGCGCAACTGCTCGATCCCATTGCCGAGCAGGATCGCAACCTGGAGCACGCCATGGTTACGTTGGTCAGCCAACTGGCCAAAGAGGTCATCCAGCGTGACCTTCTGATCGACTCCAGTCAGATTCGTCAGGTTCTGCGCGAAGCTCTGAAGCTGCTGCCCATGGGCGCCGGCAATGTGCGTATCCATATCAATCCGCAGGACTTCGAACTGGTCAAGGAGCTGCGTGAGCGGCACGAGGAAAGCTGGAAGATCGTCGAGGACAACGACCTGCTGCCCGGCGGTTGCCGGATCGAAACCGAGCACAGCCGGATCGATGCCAGTATCGAAACGCGGCTGGCGCAGGCGATCAAACAGCTTTTCGAGCAGCAGCGCGAAAATGCCACCAGCCCGCCTGCGCCTGATCTGCATCTGGATTTGAGTGCGGAGCCGGAAACGGGTCTGGAGAGTCCCGATGCGCCTTGA
- the fliI gene encoding flagellar protein export ATPase FliI, whose protein sequence is MRLDRVSFARRLETYSEAIKLPSQPILEGRLLRMVGLTLEAEGLRVAVGSRCLVINEDSYQPTQVEAEVMGFSAGKLYLMPVGGLAGIAPGARVVPLPNTGRLPMGMSMLGRVLDGAGRALDGKGGMKAEDWVPMDGPVINPLKRHPISEPLDVGIRSINGLLTVGRGQRLGLFAGTGVGKSVLLGMMTRFTEADIIVVGLIGERGREVKEFIENILTEESIKRSVVVASPADEAPLMRLRAAMYCTRIAEYFRDKGKNVLLLMDSLTRFAQAQREIALAIGEPPATKGYPPSVFAKLPSLVERAGNAEAGGGSITAFYTVLSEGDDQQDPIADAARGVLDGHIVLSRRLAEEGHYPAIDIEASISRVMPQVVSEEHVRHSQRFKQLWSRYQQSRDLISVGAYVPGGDPETDLAIGRQAEMVGYLRQGLNDSEDLARSEALLATVFNPRPGS, encoded by the coding sequence ATGCGCCTTGATCGAGTCAGTTTCGCCAGGCGCCTGGAAACCTACAGCGAGGCGATAAAGCTTCCCAGCCAGCCGATCCTTGAGGGTCGGCTGTTGCGTATGGTCGGGCTGACGCTAGAGGCCGAGGGGCTGCGGGTCGCCGTCGGAAGTCGCTGCCTGGTGATCAACGAAGACAGCTATCAGCCGACCCAGGTCGAGGCCGAAGTCATGGGTTTTTCCGCTGGCAAGCTCTACCTGATGCCGGTGGGCGGCCTTGCCGGTATCGCGCCGGGCGCACGCGTAGTGCCGCTGCCCAATACCGGGCGTCTGCCCATGGGCATGTCGATGCTGGGGCGGGTACTCGATGGTGCCGGGCGTGCATTGGATGGCAAGGGCGGGATGAAGGCCGAGGACTGGGTGCCGATGGATGGCCCGGTGATCAACCCGCTCAAGCGCCACCCCATCAGCGAGCCGCTGGATGTCGGTATCCGCAGCATCAACGGTTTGCTTACGGTCGGTCGCGGTCAGCGGCTGGGCCTGTTCGCCGGTACCGGCGTGGGCAAGTCGGTGCTGCTGGGCATGATGACTCGTTTCACCGAGGCCGACATCATCGTGGTCGGGCTGATCGGCGAGCGGGGTCGTGAGGTCAAGGAGTTCATTGAGAACATCCTTACCGAGGAAAGCATCAAGCGTTCGGTGGTCGTCGCATCACCGGCGGACGAGGCGCCATTGATGCGCCTGCGTGCAGCCATGTACTGCACGCGCATCGCAGAATACTTCCGCGACAAGGGCAAGAACGTACTGTTGCTGATGGATTCGCTGACGCGATTCGCCCAGGCCCAGCGTGAAATCGCTCTGGCCATCGGCGAGCCACCGGCGACCAAAGGCTATCCGCCATCGGTGTTCGCCAAGTTGCCGAGCCTGGTTGAGCGTGCCGGCAATGCCGAGGCGGGCGGTGGTTCGATCACGGCGTTCTATACGGTGTTGTCCGAGGGTGACGACCAGCAGGACCCCATCGCCGATGCCGCGCGTGGTGTGCTCGACGGGCATATCGTGCTGTCGCGACGCCTGGCCGAGGAGGGGCACTACCCGGCCATAGACATCGAAGCTTCCATCAGCCGGGTGATGCCGCAAGTGGTCAGTGAGGAGCATGTGCGTCATTCGCAGCGCTTCAAGCAGCTTTGGTCGCGCTACCAGCAGAGCCGCGATCTGATTAGCGTCGGTGCCTATGTGCCTGGTGGTGATCCTGAGACCGACCTGGCCATTGGCCGCCAGGCCGAGATGGTCGGTTACCTGCGCCAGGGCCTGAATGACTCCGAGGATCTGGCCCGAAGCGAAGCCCTGTTGGCCACCGTGTTCAATCCGCGGCCTGGCAGCTAA
- the fliJ gene encoding flagellar export protein FliJ: MPASRAARLAPVIDMAERAEREAARLFGQGQAQLTQAEAKLGELHQYFGDYQQQWMTQGSQGVSGQWLVNYQRFLSQLESAIGQQQRSVDWHRANLDKLRQQWQQRRARLDGLRKLVERYLQEARVAADKREQKLLDEFAQRLAGRPKQD; this comes from the coding sequence TTGCCTGCGAGTCGTGCGGCCCGCCTGGCGCCGGTGATCGATATGGCTGAGCGTGCCGAACGCGAGGCAGCACGCCTGTTCGGCCAGGGCCAGGCCCAGCTCACCCAGGCGGAAGCCAAGCTGGGCGAGCTGCACCAGTATTTCGGCGACTACCAGCAGCAATGGATGACGCAGGGAAGCCAGGGTGTTTCCGGTCAGTGGCTGGTCAACTATCAGCGCTTTCTGTCGCAGCTCGAGTCGGCCATCGGCCAGCAACAGCGCAGCGTGGACTGGCACCGGGCCAATCTGGACAAGCTGCGCCAGCAATGGCAGCAGCGTCGTGCGCGGCTGGACGGCTTGCGCAAGCTGGTCGAGCGCTATTTGCAGGAAGCACGAGTGGCGGCTGACAAGCGTGAACAGAAGCTGCTCGATGAGTTTGCGCAGCGTCTGGCGGGTCGCCCCAAGCAGGATTGA
- a CDS encoding Hpt domain-containing protein: MEAEYPQLLEAFLVDSEERLRLLQATYQRGEAESLRRAAHSFKGSCSNMGAAQLAEHCHALEEAAQSRQLERAGKLIELVEREFAIVRILCRAERQRFSGS, translated from the coding sequence ATGGAGGCTGAATATCCACAATTGTTGGAAGCCTTTCTGGTCGATTCCGAAGAGAGGCTGCGCTTGTTGCAGGCGACGTACCAGCGAGGCGAAGCCGAATCTTTGCGTCGAGCGGCGCACAGTTTCAAGGGCAGCTGCAGCAACATGGGGGCAGCGCAGTTGGCCGAGCATTGCCACGCCCTGGAAGAGGCCGCGCAGAGCAGGCAGCTCGAGCGGGCGGGCAAGCTGATCGAGCTGGTCGAACGCGAGTTCGCCATCGTGCGGATTCTCTGTCGGGCCGAGCGTCAGCGGTTCAGCGGCAGCTGA
- a CDS encoding flagellar hook-length control protein FliK: MVVSPDLLLNTKAPAAVAKPASSSSRDSSQASRNDASSFADVYAKERQSKPVERRDSAATGTGNESDKDRAASETAEKSGTLAPAPSEAGNDLPLEENVAGAEVELDPLLLMGMGAQSEAADSLPVSGSELLAGLPQGQVTLAEADVALEAEEPLLAQRALLDTQASAQKAQMLPAQALAEGEELAQGKAHLASLLPSEMAGDDGETFSLEEDFVELLDQPISPKEGRSSAVDAVPDRLNALTQAITQQNLQAQRPALVPGQPLNLQQANLSEAVVDRVMWLSSQNLKSAEIQLDPAELGRMEIRIDMSKEHSQVTFLSPHAGVRDTLEGQMQRLRDMFAQQGMNMDVNVSDQSTQGQQGEKDAESSDGRGALAGVTGNDDEVHQGALEISGGRAGEARGLVDFYA, from the coding sequence ATGGTTGTTTCTCCTGATCTATTGCTCAATACCAAGGCGCCGGCTGCAGTCGCCAAGCCTGCGAGCAGCTCCTCCAGGGATAGCTCGCAAGCCAGCCGCAACGATGCTTCCAGCTTTGCTGACGTTTATGCCAAAGAGCGCCAGAGCAAGCCGGTCGAGCGTCGGGATAGCGCTGCAACCGGTACCGGCAACGAGTCCGACAAAGACCGGGCAGCGAGTGAGACTGCCGAGAAAAGCGGCACGCTGGCGCCGGCTCCGAGCGAGGCTGGCAATGACTTGCCGCTGGAAGAAAATGTGGCTGGGGCTGAAGTCGAACTCGATCCTTTGCTGTTGATGGGCATGGGCGCGCAGAGCGAAGCTGCGGATTCACTGCCAGTCTCAGGCAGTGAGTTGCTGGCAGGACTGCCACAGGGTCAGGTAACGCTGGCAGAAGCGGATGTCGCGCTGGAGGCCGAGGAGCCGTTGCTGGCTCAGCGCGCGCTGCTCGATACCCAGGCGTCCGCGCAGAAGGCACAGATGCTGCCGGCACAGGCCTTGGCTGAAGGCGAGGAACTTGCGCAAGGCAAAGCTCACCTTGCCTCGCTGCTGCCGAGCGAGATGGCTGGCGATGATGGCGAGACGTTTTCGCTTGAAGAGGACTTTGTTGAGCTGCTTGATCAGCCGATCTCGCCCAAGGAGGGCCGCAGCAGTGCCGTCGATGCCGTGCCTGATCGGCTCAATGCCCTGACGCAGGCCATTACTCAGCAAAACCTGCAGGCCCAACGTCCGGCGTTGGTTCCAGGGCAGCCTCTGAACCTCCAGCAAGCAAACCTGAGCGAGGCGGTGGTGGACCGGGTGATGTGGCTGTCGAGCCAGAACCTAAAATCGGCAGAGATACAACTTGATCCGGCGGAACTCGGCCGTATGGAAATCCGCATCGACATGAGCAAGGAACATAGTCAGGTGACCTTCCTTAGTCCGCATGCGGGTGTTAGAGATACGCTGGAAGGGCAGATGCAGCGACTGCGCGACATGTTCGCCCAGCAGGGCATGAACATGGACGTGAACGTTTCGGATCAGTCGACACAGGGCCAGCAGGGCGAGAAGGATGCCGAGTCGAGTGATGGGCGCGGTGCTCTCGCCGGGGTGACCGGGAATGACGACGAGGTGCATCAGGGCGCGCTGGAAATCAGCGGCGGACGGGCCGGAGAGGCGCGAGGGCTGGTGGATTTCTACGCCTGA
- a CDS encoding flagellar basal body-associated FliL family protein — translation MAKTQGPPDIASPAVAASADGKRKLKLIVLVVLGLLLAVGLSVGSTLYFVSRGESKSADVAADTQGAPLRQAAVYETLMPAFVVNFSNTGGRQRYMQVSVALMSRDQAALDALKEHMPLLRNQLVMLFSSQEFASLTTPVGQEMLRQQATASVQELAQREIGKPAIEQVLFTNFVLQ, via the coding sequence ATGGCTAAAACACAGGGACCTCCGGATATAGCGAGTCCCGCGGTTGCAGCTTCGGCAGACGGCAAACGCAAACTCAAGCTGATCGTTCTGGTCGTGCTCGGCCTGTTGCTGGCTGTCGGGCTGTCAGTGGGCAGTACCCTGTACTTCGTGAGCAGGGGCGAATCGAAGAGTGCTGATGTGGCGGCCGATACCCAGGGGGCACCTCTGCGTCAGGCAGCTGTTTATGAAACGCTGATGCCTGCGTTCGTGGTCAACTTCAGCAACACCGGCGGCCGTCAGCGCTACATGCAGGTCAGCGTGGCCCTGATGTCTCGTGACCAGGCGGCGCTGGACGCGCTGAAGGAACACATGCCCCTGTTGCGCAATCAACTGGTCATGCTCTTCTCAAGTCAGGAGTTCGCTTCACTGACCACGCCGGTAGGGCAAGAGATGCTTCGCCAGCAGGCCACTGCCAGCGTTCAGGAGCTGGCGCAGCGGGAAATTGGCAAGCCGGCAATCGAGCAAGTGCTGTTCACCAACTTCGTACTTCAATAG
- the fliM gene encoding flagellar motor switch protein FliM — MAVQDLLSQDEIDALLHGVDDGLVDTEGDAEPGSIKSYDLTSQDRIVRGRMPTLEMINERFARYTRISMFNLLRRSADVSVGGVQVMKFGEYIHSLYVPTSLNLVRIKPLRGTSLFILDAKLVFKLVDNFFGGDGRHAKIEGREFTPTELRVVRMVLEQAFVDLKEAWHAVLDVNFEYVHSEVNPALANIVSPSEVVVVSTFHIELDSGGGDLHVTMPYSMIEPIREMLDAGFQSDVSDQDERWSKALREDVLDVNVPLGATVVRRQLKLRDILNMQPGDIIPVEMPEDMILRANGMPAFKVKLGAHKGNLALQVLEPAVRSR; from the coding sequence ATGGCTGTTCAAGACCTGCTCTCACAAGACGAGATCGACGCACTCCTGCATGGGGTCGATGATGGCCTGGTCGACACCGAAGGTGATGCGGAACCGGGCAGCATCAAAAGCTACGACCTGACCAGCCAGGACCGCATCGTCCGCGGCCGTATGCCGACGCTGGAAATGATCAACGAGCGCTTCGCCCGCTACACACGCATCAGTATGTTCAACCTGCTGCGGCGTTCGGCGGATGTTTCCGTGGGCGGCGTGCAGGTGATGAAGTTCGGCGAGTACATCCACTCGCTGTACGTGCCGACCAGCCTAAACCTGGTGCGGATCAAGCCTTTGCGCGGCACCTCGCTGTTCATTCTCGACGCCAAGCTGGTATTCAAGCTGGTGGACAACTTCTTTGGTGGCGATGGTCGTCATGCCAAGATCGAGGGCCGCGAATTCACCCCGACCGAACTGCGTGTGGTGCGCATGGTGCTGGAGCAGGCGTTTGTCGATCTGAAAGAAGCCTGGCATGCGGTGCTCGACGTCAATTTCGAATACGTGCATTCGGAAGTGAACCCGGCGCTGGCCAACATCGTCAGCCCCAGCGAGGTAGTTGTCGTTTCGACATTCCATATCGAACTGGACAGCGGCGGTGGCGATCTCCACGTAACCATGCCGTATTCAATGATTGAGCCGATCCGCGAGATGCTCGATGCCGGCTTCCAATCGGACGTCAGCGATCAGGACGAACGTTGGTCCAAGGCTCTGCGCGAGGATGTGCTCGATGTCAACGTTCCGCTCGGCGCCACCGTGGTGCGACGCCAGCTCAAGCTGCGTGACATCCTCAACATGCAACCGGGCGACATTATCCCGGTGGAAATGCCCGAAGACATGATTCTGCGCGCCAACGGCATGCCGGCCTTCAAGGTCAAGCTCGGCGCGCACAAGGGCAATCTGGCCCTGCAGGTACTGGAACCGGCTGTGCGTTCACGCTGA
- the fliN gene encoding flagellar motor switch protein FliN translates to MADEHEQISTDEQALADEWASALAEAGDAGQDDIDALLNQSAAAPAAAAMPRAPLEEFGSSPKPSPTPPSLDGPNLDVILDIPVSISMEVGSTEISIRNLLQLNQGSVVELDRLAGEPLDVLVNGTLIAHGEVVVVNEKFGIRLTDVISPSERIKKLR, encoded by the coding sequence ATGGCTGACGAACACGAGCAGATAAGTACAGACGAACAGGCGCTGGCTGATGAATGGGCTTCGGCCCTGGCTGAAGCGGGCGATGCCGGACAGGATGATATTGATGCGCTGTTGAACCAGAGTGCAGCAGCGCCTGCGGCAGCGGCTATGCCGCGTGCACCGCTGGAAGAGTTTGGCAGCAGCCCGAAGCCAAGCCCGACTCCGCCCAGCCTCGATGGTCCGAATCTGGACGTGATCCTGGATATTCCAGTGTCGATTTCCATGGAGGTCGGCAGCACCGAGATCAGTATTCGCAACCTGCTGCAGCTCAACCAGGGCTCTGTAGTTGAACTGGACCGGCTGGCCGGTGAGCCGCTGGACGTGCTGGTCAACGGCACTCTGATTGCCCACGGTGAAGTGGTGGTGGTGAATGAGAAGTTCGGGATCCGTCTCACTGATGTGATCAGCCCGAGCGAACGCATCAAGAAGTTGCGCTGA
- the fliO gene encoding flagellar biosynthetic protein FliO has protein sequence MRITLLPALLLAMPVMAAEPAANMSGVDVGGQLTKLLLGLLLVVGLIFLLAWVLRRMQQLNPRSNQAIKLVSSHALGPRERLVLVQVGSEQILLGLSAGRITPLHVLAEPVHLPDAEPANPEFAQRLMELLGRDQKDKP, from the coding sequence ATGCGAATCACACTCTTGCCGGCGTTGCTGCTGGCGATGCCAGTCATGGCTGCCGAACCCGCGGCGAATATGAGTGGCGTCGACGTGGGCGGGCAGTTGACCAAGCTGCTGCTGGGCCTGCTGCTGGTGGTGGGGCTGATTTTCCTCCTGGCCTGGGTGCTACGGCGGATGCAGCAGCTCAATCCGCGCAGCAATCAGGCCATCAAGCTGGTTTCCAGTCATGCCCTCGGCCCGCGTGAGCGCCTGGTCCTGGTACAGGTGGGCAGCGAGCAGATCCTGCTCGGTCTGAGTGCCGGTCGCATCACCCCCTTGCATGTACTCGCCGAGCCGGTGCACCTGCCGGATGCCGAGCCCGCCAACCCGGAATTTGCCCAGCGCCTCATGGAACTGCTTGGCCGGGATCAGAAGGATAAGCCCTGA
- the fliP gene encoding flagellar type III secretion system pore protein FliP (The bacterial flagellar biogenesis protein FliP forms a type III secretion system (T3SS)-type pore required for flagellar assembly.) has translation MLRLLLALMLVLAAPFAAGQDAGGLITQGNNPLSIPAITLSTDAEGQQEYSVSLQILLIMTALSFIPAFVMLMTCFTRIIIVFSILRQALGLQQTPSNQILVGLTIFLTLFIMAPVFERINNEAVQPYLNEQLSAQEAISRAEVPLKNFMLAQTRESDLALFVRMSRRTDIQSPEATPLTILVPAFVTSELKTAFQIGFMIFIPFLIIDMVVASVLMAMGMMMLSPLIISLPFKIMLFVLVDGWGLIIGTLASSFGTL, from the coding sequence ATGCTTCGATTGTTGCTGGCGCTCATGCTGGTATTGGCTGCGCCTTTCGCTGCCGGGCAGGATGCTGGCGGGCTGATCACCCAGGGCAACAATCCTCTGTCGATACCTGCGATTACCCTGAGCACCGACGCCGAGGGACAGCAGGAGTATTCGGTCAGCCTGCAGATTCTGCTGATCATGACCGCGCTGAGTTTTATCCCGGCGTTTGTCATGCTGATGACCTGCTTCACCCGCATCATCATCGTATTTTCCATTCTGCGTCAGGCACTGGGGCTGCAGCAGACGCCGTCGAACCAGATACTGGTGGGCCTGACGATCTTCCTTACGCTGTTCATCATGGCGCCGGTGTTCGAGCGGATAAACAACGAGGCGGTGCAGCCCTACCTGAATGAGCAACTGTCGGCCCAGGAGGCGATTTCCCGTGCCGAGGTGCCGCTGAAAAACTTCATGCTGGCGCAGACCCGTGAAAGCGACTTGGCGTTGTTCGTGCGCATGTCCCGGCGCACCGATATCCAGTCGCCTGAGGCTACGCCACTGACCATCCTGGTTCCGGCATTCGTCACCTCCGAACTGAAAACTGCGTTTCAGATCGGCTTCATGATCTTCATTCCCTTTCTGATCATCGACATGGTGGTGGCCAGCGTGCTGATGGCCATGGGCATGATGATGCTCTCGCCGCTGATCATCTCGTTGCCGTTCAAGATCATGCTGTTCGTGCTGGTCGATGGCTGGGGGCTGATCATCGGCACGCTCGCCAGCAGTTTCGGAACACTCTAG
- the fliQ gene encoding flagellar biosynthesis protein FliQ, with the protein MTPEVAVDLFRGGLWMTATIVGVLVMPSLLVGLLVAMFQAATQINEQTLSFLPRLLVMLLTLIWTGPWLVRKLMEYTETLVQNIPLIIG; encoded by the coding sequence ATGACACCCGAAGTAGCGGTTGACCTGTTTCGTGGCGGTCTGTGGATGACCGCCACCATTGTCGGTGTGCTGGTGATGCCGAGCCTTCTGGTGGGCCTGTTGGTGGCCATGTTTCAGGCCGCCACGCAGATCAACGAGCAAACCCTGAGCTTTCTGCCGCGCCTGCTGGTCATGTTGCTGACACTGATCTGGACGGGACCGTGGCTGGTGCGCAAGTTGATGGAGTACACCGAGACTCTGGTTCAGAACATTCCGTTGATCATCGGCTGA
- the fliR gene encoding flagellar biosynthetic protein FliR has protein sequence MFALSDAQISAWVGQFLLPLFRIAALLMSMPIIGTQLVPMRIRLYLALAIAVVLVPGLPAVPVVEALSGQALILIAEQILIGVMLGFVLQLFFQVFIVSGQMLAMQMGLGFASMVDPANGVSVPVLGQFFNMLVILLFLAMNGHLVVLEILTESFVTLPIGGWLVGTNHFWEVAGKLGWVLGAGLLLVLPAITALLVINLAFGLMTRAAPQLNIFSIGFPLTLVLGLVIVWLGMADILAQYQVFVSEALAMLRELIGVR, from the coding sequence ATGTTTGCCCTCAGCGATGCCCAGATCAGCGCCTGGGTTGGGCAGTTTCTGCTGCCGCTGTTTCGCATCGCTGCGCTGTTGATGAGCATGCCGATCATCGGCACACAACTGGTGCCGATGCGGATTCGGCTGTATCTGGCGCTCGCCATAGCCGTAGTACTGGTGCCGGGGCTGCCTGCGGTACCGGTAGTGGAAGCGTTGAGCGGGCAAGCGCTGATACTGATTGCCGAACAGATCCTGATCGGAGTAATGCTGGGCTTCGTGCTGCAGTTGTTCTTCCAGGTATTTATCGTGTCCGGGCAGATGCTGGCCATGCAGATGGGCCTCGGTTTCGCGTCCATGGTCGATCCGGCCAACGGCGTTTCGGTGCCGGTGCTCGGGCAGTTCTTCAATATGCTGGTGATCTTGCTGTTTCTGGCCATGAACGGTCATCTGGTGGTGTTGGAAATCCTCACGGAGAGTTTTGTCACGCTGCCGATCGGGGGCTGGCTGGTTGGCACCAATCACTTCTGGGAAGTAGCAGGCAAGCTCGGCTGGGTGCTGGGCGCCGGCCTGTTGCTGGTGCTGCCGGCCATCACCGCGCTGCTGGTAATCAACCTCGCTTTCGGCCTGATGACCAGAGCTGCGCCTCAGCTGAATATCTTTTCCATTGGCTTTCCCCTGACGCTGGTGCTGGGCCTGGTGATCGTATGGCTTGGCATGGCCGATATTCTGGCGCAGTACCAGGTCTTCGTCAGCGAAGCGCTGGCAATGCTGCGCGAGTTGATTGGGGTGCGCTGA